AAAAATAATAGTAAATGTATATTATTTAATAACTAATAGTTAAGGTTGGGTTTCACAAGTTTTTCTTGACAATAGCGGTCAAACCATCGAATATAATAGCAGTTGATTGGTCAGTGAGCGGCTTTTATGATATTGCCGTAGCACTTGGGAATAATTACTACTTGCTGCTTATCAGTAGCATTTGCAGATTTATTCTCTTTGTGACAGTAACGCAGTGTAATATGAGTAATGGTTGCCAAAACCTTTATTCTAAGCTGAACTTACTGTCTCCGGACTCATCGGTCTACAATGACTAAGATAAACTTATTATTTTTAGATGTTAAAAGTTAAGTACAGTATCTGCAACCTTCAATAATGCATTATGTAAGGTAAAGTGCGACCGTTCTGTCGGTATGTTGCTCATACTTTTGCAATTTGTGTTGTCACTAGGTTTGGCATTTATCTGACTATATCTAATTACTTTAATGTTTTTACATTTTTTACTAATAATAAGCTTCTTTTATAAATGCTTTAATCAGCATCTTGTCACTGTATATCGGTAAACTCCTATCAAAAACTGACCAGATAAATTGCTATGTTTGGGTAACCTGCTGTCTTGTAATACAGCTGTGCTCTGACATGGTGATCACATATTATTGATAAGGTGATGACAGTGACGCAAACTACGCAAAGTCCGAACATGACCGGACATACCCAAACGGGTAATGCTGCCAAGAATTTCGATGAAAAACAACAGTTAATCGCTGAAGGTAGCGCTCAGCCTGTGATGTTATCCGGTGCTGAAATGCTGGTGCAATCACTAACCGACGAAGGTGTCGAATATATTTTTGGCTATCCAGGCGGTGCTGTTCTGCACATTTATGATGCTCTGTTCCAGCAAGACAATATCGAACATATTCTAGTTCGCCATGAGCAAGCGGCAGGCCATATGGCGGATGCTTATTCGCGAGTAACTGGCAATACTGGAGTAGTACTAGCGACATCAGGACCTGGTGCTACCAATACGGTTACTGCTATTGCTACAGCTTTTATGGACTCAATACCGATGGTTGTTATTGCAGGGCAAGTACCGAGTAGCTTGATCGGTGAAGATGCCTTCCAAGAAACGGATATGGTTGGTGTTTCGCGTCCTATCGTTAAGCATAGCTTTCAAGTACGCCATGCCAGCGAGATTCCAACGATTGTAAAAAAGGCATTCCATATCGCAAGGTCAGGCCGTCCAGGTCCTGTCGTCATTGACGTACCTAAAGATATGACTGCACCTAACGAAAAGTACGCTTATGAATATCCAAGTGAAGTATTCATGCGTTCTTACCAGCCGTCCGTTAAAGGGCATAGTGGTCAGATCAAAAAAGCTATTGAAACGCTATTAGCTGCTAAGCGTCCAATCATATATTCGGGTGGTGGTGTGGTTCTGGGTGATGCCCATAAAGAACTAACAAGCTTGGCTCATAAGCTAAACTTGCCAGTGACTAATACTCTTATGGGTCTTGGTGGTTTTCCAGGCTCTGATCGTCAATTTTTAGGCATGTTAGGGATGCATGGTACGTACGAAGCAAACATGACTATGCACCATTCAGATGTTATCTTGGCAGTTGGTGCACGTTTCGATGACCGTGTGACCAATAACGTTAAAAAATTCTGTCCAAACGCTACTATTATTCATATTGATATTGATCCAACGTCAATCTCTAAAACGATTATGGCGCATATTCCGATTGTTGGTGACGTCAAGTCAGTACTTACTGAAATGTTAGCAATGGTTGGCGACGATAAAGAGCTGGATCAACATGCTTTATTAGATTGGTGGGCACAAATTAATGAATGGCGTACGCGTCATGGTTTACGTTATGACACCAGTACAGAGCATGGCATCAAGCCACAAAGTGTCGTACAGGCCTTGTGTAAAATCACTGATGGTAATGCGATCATTACAAGTGATGTTGGGCAACATCAAATGTTTGCTGCACTCTACTATACTTATAAAGAACCTCGTCAGTGGCTTAACTCAGGTGGACTTGGTACTATGGGTGTTGGCTTGCCTTATGCGATGGCAGCTAAGCTTGTTAACCCTGAGCGCGATGTGGTCTGCATCACAGGTGAAGGCTCTATTCAGATGAATATTCAAGAGTTATCAACTTGCTTACAGTATAATCTGCCAGTAAAAATACTGAACTTGAATAATGCACAGTTGGGTATGGTTAAACAGTGGCAGGATATGCTTTATGAAGGTCGTCATGCGCAGTCTTATATGAACTCGCTACCAGATTTTGTAAAATTGGCTGAAAGCTATGGTCACGTGGGTATCAAAATCACTGATCCTGACAAAATGGAAGAGCAGTTGGCTGAAGCGATGGCCATCAAAGATAAGCTAGTATTTATTGACGTTTACGTTGATCGTAATGAGCATGTATATCCAATGCAAATCGCTGGTCAGACGATGCGCGACATGTGGTTATCAAAAGGGGAGCGTACCTAATGCAACAACATCTGATTTCGGTATTGATGGAAAACGAAGCGGGGTCGTTGTCGCGGTTAGTCGGCTTATTCTCCCAGCGTGGTTATAATATTGAGACTCTAAACGTCGCACCGACAGAAGACCCCTCTATCTCACGCTTGACGCTGACAACTATCACGTCACCCGAAAAAATTGAACAAATTACCAAGCAGTTGCATAAGCTGATTGAAGTCATTAAAGTATTGAACTTATCTGATAATGTGCACGTTGAACGTGAACTGATGCTGATTAAAGTTCGTGCTACTGGCAGTATACGTGAAGAAATCAAACGCAGTGCTGACATCTTCCGTGCACAGATTGTTGATGTGAATTCGAACTTATATACTATCCAAATCGTTGGTGATACCGCTAAGCTGGACGGTTTCATTGATACTATCGGTCGTGAGCGTGTATTAGAAGTAGTACGCTCAGGCGTGATTGGTATTGCTCGCGGTGAAAAAACACTAAGCATATAATATTACCTTGTTTAAAATTAATCTATTAACACTTACTACTAAGCTTATATCGCTGACTGTTCCAAGAAAGTATTTGTGAAAGGTAACTGCGATATAAGTAACTACTACCCATGGCTTTCCATGATTGAGGAAAAGGACTCTACCTATGAACGTTTTTTACGATAAAGATTGTGATCTATCTATCATCCAAGGCAAAAAAGTTGCCATTATTGGTTATGGTTCACAAGGGCACGCCCATGCATTGAACTTGCAAGAATCTGGTGTGGATGTGACTGTTGGTCTACGCGCCAACTCTGGTTCATGGAAAAAAGCTGAAAATGCTGGCTTAAAAGTTTCTGAAGTAGAAGATGCGGTTAAAGCCGCTGACGTAGTCATGATTCTGACGCCTGATGAGTTCCAAAGACAACTGTATAGCGATGTGATTGAGCCTAATATTAAAGAAGGCGCTACGCTAGCTTTTGCTCATGGTTTCGCTATTCATTACAACCAAGTTGTACCACGTAAAGATCTTGACGTTATTATGGTTGCACCTAAAGCACCAGGTCATACAGTACGCTCTGAGTTTGTGAAAGGCGGCGGTATTCCTGATCTTATCGCTATCTATCAAGATGCTTCAGGTCAAGCCAAGCAGTTAGCACTATCTTACGCTGCTGGTGTTGGTGGTGGTCGTTCAGGTATTATCGAAACGACTTTTAAAGATGAGACTGAAACTGACTTATTTGGTGAGCAAGCGGTATTGTGTGGCGGCGCTGTTGAGCTAGTTAAAATGGGCTTTGAGACCCTAACCGAAGCTGGTTATGCACCAGAAATGGCTTACTTTGAATGTTTACATGAGCTCAAGCTTATCGTCGACTTAATGTACGAAGGCGGCATCGCTGATATGAACTATTCAATCAGTAATAACGCTGAATATGGCGAGTATGTGACTGGTACGGAAGTGATTAATGAACAATCACGCGAAGCCATGCGTAATGCCCTAAAACGCATTCAATCTGGTGAATACGCGAAGATGTTCATCAATGAAGGCGCAACCAACTATCCATCTATGACTGCCCGTCGTCGTAATAACGCTGAGCATGAAATTGAGAAAACTGGTGCCAAACTTCGTGGCATGATGCCTTGGATCGGTGGTAACAAAATCATTGATAAAGACAAAAACTAAAAAGCTATATTTTAACTATTAGATCAGTTATTAAACAACCAGATTCTGAGGTTAATACTGATAGTAATCAAAACCCATGTTATCACTAGATAGCATGGGTTTTTTAATGATGAGTAATTGAGATGCGTGCTTCTAACAAGCTTGGATAATAACAGTAGTGCTCTTCACCGTACGCATTCGGAAGCAACAAAAAATCCCGCTTGAAAATCTACGATAGCTACCCAATATAGACAGCTGGCAGGCCATTTATCTAAAAATTGTTTGCTGTGGCTTAACAAGCTTAAACATAGTGGCGTCCAAGTTATCTTTTTTCTTTTCATTTATATTATAGGTTGTGTGCTGTGCAAATATCTTTTCCAGACTGGCTGACACCGCAATTCGCATATATCTTTTTCAGTGCCGTAGTTGCCGTTCTGATTTGGGTAGAGGGTGAAATGCTTAAGCGCACCAATGGCAAATTACCCAAATCTCTATTTTTCCAATTTAGCTCACTATTAGATACGTCTTGGTTCTTTGTCTCTGTAGTGATGATGTATGTCATTGATTTGACACCATTAGCAACTACGTTGCCTGCAGCTTATGGACTTTATACAATATTTGGTTGGATTTATGGTACGCGTTTACTTAAGCTTCGTGGTATCCCAGATTCTCCAGAAGACTTAGTGATACCTTCTAAATATATTGCTTACAGTCAATCATTTTCATTGATATTCTTTGGATTGTGTTTGTTAGTCTTGGTCTCTCCTTGGTTACCTGTTTTAAATCAATAATTAAATAAGAATAGTTTTCATGTTTAATTACATAAGTTCATCAAATTACCAACTTTACATTTACAAAACCTGCTAATTTAACATACCATTGACAATAAAAACTGCTATACTACAACTGTACTCAGGGAACTTTAGACAGAAATAGTTGAATATCATTAAGATATAATGCTATTTAGTCTGAGCTTTAGCTCATGATTCGACTGAGTATTTGTCAATTAATCGGTGATGACACAAGTCTCGCCAACAGTTAAAGAGTTAGGAAAATTTATGTCAGATAAAGTTGAAGGCACTGTAAAGTGGTTTAATGAAGCTAAAGGTTTTGGTTTTATCGCTCAAGACAATGGCGGACAAGACGTATTCGCTCACTACAGCGCTATCCAAGGTAACGGTTTTAAAACTCTAGCCGAAGGTCAAAAAGTGTCTTTCATCTTAGGTGATGGCAAGAAAGGCCCACAAGCTGAGCAAATCGAAGCTATCTAATCTTACTTATTGTTAATTTTGACTGATTTATCAGTCATTGTTAATACTAAAAGATTCTATATAAGCCAAGATTGATTTGTTGTATAACAACAAACATATTGTTTAGACTGTATATTAAAAGCAACCTCTTATCAGGTTGCTTTTTTTTGTCAAAAAAACGAGTCCATAGCTTTGTTTAAAGTGCTTAATAATCTATTTAATAATAAATATTAAATCATTAACTATCAGTAAAATAGTGCAATAAGGTGATATTATGAAATGGGAAGCGTGGTTTTCAATTGATTGGCAACAAGTATTCGGCATCTCTTTATCTGCCATAGGTTTTTATGTTGGCCTAATGATATTTACGCGCTTTATGGGACTACGTAGTTTCTCTAAGTTATCAAGCCATGACTTTGCAATGACGGTAGGTATTGGTAGTATTTTGGCATCAACAGTATTGTCTGATTCGCCATCATTACTACAAGGGTTGTTTGCAGTTGGCGTACTGTTTATCATTCAAGGGCTTGTCTCA
The nucleotide sequence above comes from Psychrobacter sp. P2G3. Encoded proteins:
- a CDS encoding acetolactate synthase 3 large subunit; amino-acid sequence: MLSGAEMLVQSLTDEGVEYIFGYPGGAVLHIYDALFQQDNIEHILVRHEQAAGHMADAYSRVTGNTGVVLATSGPGATNTVTAIATAFMDSIPMVVIAGQVPSSLIGEDAFQETDMVGVSRPIVKHSFQVRHASEIPTIVKKAFHIARSGRPGPVVIDVPKDMTAPNEKYAYEYPSEVFMRSYQPSVKGHSGQIKKAIETLLAAKRPIIYSGGGVVLGDAHKELTSLAHKLNLPVTNTLMGLGGFPGSDRQFLGMLGMHGTYEANMTMHHSDVILAVGARFDDRVTNNVKKFCPNATIIHIDIDPTSISKTIMAHIPIVGDVKSVLTEMLAMVGDDKELDQHALLDWWAQINEWRTRHGLRYDTSTEHGIKPQSVVQALCKITDGNAIITSDVGQHQMFAALYYTYKEPRQWLNSGGLGTMGVGLPYAMAAKLVNPERDVVCITGEGSIQMNIQELSTCLQYNLPVKILNLNNAQLGMVKQWQDMLYEGRHAQSYMNSLPDFVKLAESYGHVGIKITDPDKMEEQLAEAMAIKDKLVFIDVYVDRNEHVYPMQIAGQTMRDMWLSKGERT
- the ilvN gene encoding acetolactate synthase small subunit; the protein is MQQHLISVLMENEAGSLSRLVGLFSQRGYNIETLNVAPTEDPSISRLTLTTITSPEKIEQITKQLHKLIEVIKVLNLSDNVHVERELMLIKVRATGSIREEIKRSADIFRAQIVDVNSNLYTIQIVGDTAKLDGFIDTIGRERVLEVVRSGVIGIARGEKTLSI
- the ilvC gene encoding ketol-acid reductoisomerase, translated to MNVFYDKDCDLSIIQGKKVAIIGYGSQGHAHALNLQESGVDVTVGLRANSGSWKKAENAGLKVSEVEDAVKAADVVMILTPDEFQRQLYSDVIEPNIKEGATLAFAHGFAIHYNQVVPRKDLDVIMVAPKAPGHTVRSEFVKGGGIPDLIAIYQDASGQAKQLALSYAAGVGGGRSGIIETTFKDETETDLFGEQAVLCGGAVELVKMGFETLTEAGYAPEMAYFECLHELKLIVDLMYEGGIADMNYSISNNAEYGEYVTGTEVINEQSREAMRNALKRIQSGEYAKMFINEGATNYPSMTARRRNNAEHEIEKTGAKLRGMMPWIGGNKIIDKDKN
- a CDS encoding cold-shock protein — its product is MSDKVEGTVKWFNEAKGFGFIAQDNGGQDVFAHYSAIQGNGFKTLAEGQKVSFILGDGKKGPQAEQIEAI